Proteins encoded by one window of Canis lupus dingo isolate Sandy chromosome 10, ASM325472v2, whole genome shotgun sequence:
- the CD207 gene encoding C-type lectin domain family 4 member K produces the protein MKAAESEGLDAHFAVDKQSISLRPREPPPDTGPCPVPRKPLVVQAAAVVLLLGLSASVLLQAALYDILQMVSQGWKYFRGNFYYFSQVSKTWYSAQQFCMSRDSQLTSVTSESEQEFLYRTAGGLSYWIGLTKAGSEGDWSWVDDTPFDKVQSAQFWIPGEPNNEHCADIKVSSLQSWNDVSCDSTLFFICKRPYSPSEP, from the exons ATGAAGGCGGCCGAGAGCGAGGGCCTGGATGCGCACTTCGCGGTGGACAAGCAGAGCATCTCCCTGAGGCCCCGAG AGCCTCCTCCCGACACAGGCCCGTGTCCCGTCCCGAGGAAGCCGTTGGTGGTCCAGGCCGCGGCTGTCGTCCTCCTGCTGGGCCTGAGCGCGTCCGTCCTGCTGCAGGCCGCTCTCT ATGACATTCTGCAGATGGTTTCCCAAGGCTGGAAGTACTTCAGGGGGAACTTCTACTACTTTTCTCAAGTCTCAAAGACCTGGTACAGTGCCCAGCAGTTCTGTATGTCCAGGGATTCACAGCTGACCTCAGTGACCTCAGAGAGTGAACAG gaGTTCCTGTACAGGACGGCAGGTGGACTTTCCTACTGGATCGGCCTGACCAAAGCTGGGAGCGAGGGGGACTGGTCCTGGGTAGATGATACCCCATTTGACAAGGTCCAGAGTGCACA GTTCTGGATTCCAGGTGAGCCCAACAATGAACACTGTGCTGATATAAAGGTGTCCTCGCTTCAGTCATGGAATGACGTCTCCTGTGACAGCACgctcttcttcatctgtaaacgGCCCTACAGCCCATCAGAACCATGA